In Campylobacter suis, the following proteins share a genomic window:
- a CDS encoding oligosaccharide flippase family protein, with product MKLFLQKYSVMINNTLYLFLLKGVAIILPIFVFPYLIYKLGDQQYGKIMWAFAISEIFIVFIKFGFDTLIVKVVSENRNKKEILSNIISYVTFLKTILFIAVSIVLIFLLQIDKFFDNLDIFVAFAFFIFFESMFPVWYFQGIENMKYIAIVTALSKMIFAIGVFIFVKQTSDYIIVPILYSATSFIAFIIGYYVMVVKHKLSLNLICLKKRYFSLKDCFFIFLSNVVTMLRTRLLIILIENYIGHAGVGYFDLSLRVVNTILSPFHILTQVVYPHIALTRNILFVKKILLFLFFTSFGLFILFFFGADMLIKALNINVLEFKILFQILILTVPIGAISFFLSNNILIIFNKIDKNLLIVFISFLIFLLSLVCLNKNSLNSYAYSLIIYSTLELAFRFFLSFKIIFKTSYNK from the coding sequence GTGAAACTTTTTTTACAAAAATATAGTGTAATGATAAACAATACTCTTTATTTGTTTTTATTGAAAGGAGTAGCTATTATTTTGCCAATATTTGTTTTTCCTTATTTAATATATAAATTAGGAGATCAACAATACGGTAAAATAATGTGGGCTTTTGCTATTTCAGAAATTTTCATAGTTTTTATTAAATTTGGCTTTGACACTTTGATTGTGAAAGTTGTATCTGAAAATAGAAATAAAAAAGAAATTTTATCAAACATTATATCTTACGTAACTTTTTTAAAAACGATACTTTTTATAGCGGTATCAATTGTTCTTATTTTTTTATTGCAAATTGATAAATTTTTTGATAATTTAGACATATTTGTTGCTTTTGCATTTTTTATTTTTTTTGAAAGTATGTTTCCTGTTTGGTATTTTCAAGGTATTGAAAATATGAAATATATCGCCATTGTAACAGCTTTATCTAAGATGATATTTGCAATTGGTGTTTTTATTTTTGTAAAACAAACAAGTGATTATATAATCGTTCCAATCTTATATAGTGCAACTTCATTTATTGCATTTATTATTGGGTATTATGTGATGGTTGTAAAGCATAAATTATCATTAAATTTAATATGCCTAAAAAAAAGATATTTTAGCCTTAAGGATTGTTTTTTTATTTTTTTATCAAATGTTGTTACTATGCTTAGAACAAGATTATTAATAATTCTTATAGAAAATTATATAGGTCATGCTGGAGTAGGATATTTTGATTTGTCTTTAAGAGTGGTTAATACGATTTTAAGTCCATTTCATATTCTAACACAAGTAGTGTATCCGCATATTGCCTTAACTAGAAATATACTTTTTGTTAAAAAAATTTTATTGTTTTTATTTTTTACTTCTTTTGGATTATTTATATTATTTTTTTTTGGTGCGGATATGTTGATTAAAGCACTCAATATAAATGTATTGGAATTTAAAATTTTATTTCAAATATTAATCTTAACTGTTCCGATTGGAGCAATATCCTTCTTTTTATCAAACAATATCTTAATAATTTTCAATAAAATAGATAAAAATTTATTAATAGTATTTATATCTTTTTTAATTTTTCTATTATCACTAGTTTGTTTAAATAAAAATAGTTTAAATTCTTATGCTTACAGTCTTATTATATATAGTACATTAGAGTTGGCTTTTAGGTTTTTTTTAAGTTTTAAAATTATTTTTAAAACAAGTTATAATAAATAA
- a CDS encoding phosphonoacetaldehyde reductase — MNSFNYYMPTKIVFGKNQLENLNNFINSRKTILITSSGFVKRGYVDKIKLLCPSINYVFSDVKSHPEFKDLELAYAKIRENDFELIVGLGGGSVLDAAKFFAVYNDKKEAKFVTDLIKGNIDKSNYLLTPIIGIPTTAGTGSEITPWATIWDMDEKKKYSLHLPKLFSEVAIYDPCLTASAPKDITIQTGLDTLSHALESIWNKNANEITINYAVKSARIIVEFLPKLANDLQNLEYREQIMKACMYAGLAFSNTQTAIAHAMSYYITTHKHIPHGIACSFTLPMLIDSISGKYEHIDNALIEIFGSNDSKKLREMFAKLEISTNFNDYGIDDNEIQNLKDSLANTQRAGNSLVEF; from the coding sequence TTGAATAGTTTTAATTATTATATGCCAACAAAGATTGTATTTGGCAAAAATCAATTAGAAAATTTAAACAATTTCATAAATAGCAGAAAAACTATACTCATAACAAGCAGTGGTTTTGTAAAGCGTGGATATGTAGATAAAATAAAGCTTCTTTGCCCAAGCATAAATTATGTTTTTAGCGATGTAAAAAGTCATCCAGAGTTTAAAGACTTGGAGTTAGCATATGCTAAAATACGAGAAAATGATTTTGAGCTTATTGTCGGTCTTGGTGGCGGTAGTGTGCTTGATGCGGCAAAATTTTTTGCAGTTTATAATGATAAAAAAGAAGCAAAATTTGTAACAGATTTGATAAAAGGCAATATTGACAAATCCAACTATTTACTTACGCCTATTATCGGCATACCAACTACTGCTGGAACGGGTAGCGAGATAACGCCATGGGCTACGATATGGGATATGGATGAGAAGAAAAAATACTCACTTCATCTACCTAAGCTTTTTAGTGAGGTGGCTATATATGACCCCTGTCTTACTGCGTCTGCGCCAAAGGATATTACTATACAAACAGGGCTTGATACACTTTCACATGCACTAGAATCTATATGGAATAAAAACGCAAATGAGATAACTATAAACTATGCTGTAAAATCAGCAAGGATTATCGTTGAGTTTTTGCCAAAACTAGCTAATGATTTACAAAATTTAGAGTATAGGGAGCAGATTATGAAGGCGTGTATGTATGCTGGACTAGCGTTTTCAAACACTCAAACAGCCATTGCTCACGCGATGAGCTATTATATAACTACGCATAAGCATATACCACATGGTATAGCGTGTAGTTTTACACTGCCTATGTTAATTGATAGTATTAGTGGAAAATATGAGCATATAGATAATGCTTTGATAGAAATTTTTGGCTCAAATGATTCTAAAAAATTACGTGAAATGTTTGCTAAGCTAGAAATTTCAACAAATTTTAACGACTACGGTATAGATGACAACGAAATACAAAATTTAAAAGATTCTCTAGCCAATACGCAAAGAGCTGGAAATAGTTTGGTTGAGTTTTAG
- a CDS encoding thiamine pyrophosphate-dependent enzyme, which produces MALDTKKFIYELINKGYTHICAVPCSFAKYVINEAINNAGIEYLPCASEAVACSVAAGLKMVGAKPIVIVQSSGVTNMGSCITSLLKPYGLNFAILTSWRTYKDGDSEIQHKHLATELPKLISAYGYENFILDDENLDNAISQIESANDKAIIGIIKKDSFSKVALDDRHTLDLSKYEKRSKFLNILNDFYKNSNTLFIGTTGNTAREMYSFMKDTKNFYMVGNMGGAVSIGLGASKAGREVVVCGGDAEFVMHMGGLSTAGRYKDEINLTYILFDNEANKSTGGQKTYQSHIDYIAIARACGFEVIDKTIVKQDEFSEIISKISKQGGLKFLHVKCSFDDETPRPPVEVVGVNKFE; this is translated from the coding sequence ATGGCACTAGATACTAAAAAATTTATATACGAATTAATAAACAAAGGCTACACGCATATTTGTGCTGTGCCTTGTAGTTTTGCAAAATATGTCATAAACGAAGCTATAAATAATGCTGGTATTGAGTATTTGCCTTGTGCTAGTGAAGCTGTGGCGTGTTCAGTGGCAGCAGGACTAAAAATGGTAGGTGCAAAACCGATAGTAATAGTTCAATCAAGCGGAGTAACCAATATGGGAAGCTGTATAACTAGCTTATTAAAACCATATGGTTTAAATTTTGCGATATTAACTAGCTGGAGAACATATAAAGACGGCGATAGCGAGATACAGCATAAGCACCTTGCTACCGAGCTTCCAAAACTCATATCAGCTTATGGATATGAAAATTTTATCCTTGATGATGAAAATTTAGACAATGCCATTTCTCAAATAGAAAGTGCAAATGATAAAGCAATTATCGGTATTATAAAAAAAGATAGTTTTAGCAAGGTTGCTCTTGATGATAGGCATACGCTAGATCTTTCTAAATATGAAAAAAGAAGTAAATTTTTAAATATTTTAAATGATTTTTATAAAAACTCAAACACACTTTTTATAGGCACTACTGGCAATACTGCTAGAGAGATGTATAGCTTTATGAAAGATACTAAAAATTTCTATATGGTTGGAAATATGGGCGGTGCTGTTAGTATCGGTCTTGGGGCTAGTAAGGCAGGGCGAGAAGTTGTTGTGTGTGGCGGCGATGCTGAGTTTGTTATGCATATGGGCGGACTTAGCACAGCTGGACGATATAAAGATGAGATAAACTTGACTTATATTTTATTTGATAATGAAGCAAATAAATCAACTGGTGGGCAAAAAACATATCAATCACATATTGATTACATTGCTATTGCAAGAGCTTGTGGTTTTGAAGTGATAGATAAAACTATCGTTAAACAAGATGAATTTAGTGAAATTATAAGCAAAATTTCTAAGCAAGGTGGATTAAAATTTTTACATGTGAAATGTAGTTTTGATGATGAAACGCCAAGACCGCCAGTTGAAGTAGTGGGAGTAAATAAATTTGAATAG
- the aepX gene encoding phosphoenolpyruvate mutase, with amino-acid sequence MNKKVYIGMSADLVHPGHINIIKIAAQYGDVIVGLLTDGAIVSYKRLPYMNYEQRKAVIENIKGVTQVIAQDTLDYRPNLEKIKPDYVVHGSDWRDGVQAQTRQQVIGTLAKWGGELIEPDYTQGISSTKLNNAIKEIGTTPDIRRARLRRLVNAKNVVRIMESHNALSALIAENIKGDNGIEYDGFWSSSLTDSTSKGKPDIEAVDVTSRINTINEIFEVTTKPMIYDADTGGIAEHFAFTVRTLERTGVSAVIIEDKTGLKKNSLFGNEVAQTQDSIENFCHKIEVGKRAQATDDFMIIARIESLILEKGMDDALTRARAYIKAGADGIMIHSRQKSPDEVLEFCEKLRNENKDIVLVVVPTSFNEITATQLSKAGVNIIIYANHMLRAAYPGMKKVAKMILENDRSFEAEKELLSIKEILDLIPGTR; translated from the coding sequence ATGAATAAAAAAGTATACATAGGCATGAGCGCCGATCTTGTCCACCCAGGGCATATCAATATAATTAAAATCGCAGCACAATACGGTGATGTTATTGTTGGACTATTAACAGATGGTGCTATAGTGAGTTATAAAAGACTTCCTTATATGAATTATGAACAACGCAAAGCAGTTATTGAAAATATAAAGGGCGTAACGCAAGTTATAGCCCAAGATACATTAGACTACCGTCCAAATTTAGAAAAAATCAAACCAGATTATGTAGTTCATGGTAGTGATTGGCGTGATGGGGTGCAAGCTCAAACAAGACAGCAAGTTATAGGTACTCTTGCAAAATGGGGAGGTGAGCTGATAGAGCCAGATTATACACAAGGAATTTCATCTACTAAATTAAATAACGCTATAAAGGAGATTGGAACTACTCCGGATATAAGAAGGGCTAGGCTAAGAAGGCTGGTTAATGCAAAAAATGTTGTTCGCATTATGGAATCTCACAATGCTTTAAGCGCCTTGATAGCTGAAAATATAAAAGGCGATAATGGTATAGAATATGATGGCTTTTGGAGCTCTTCACTAACGGATTCTACTTCAAAGGGAAAGCCAGATATTGAGGCTGTTGATGTTACATCTAGGATAAATACAATAAATGAAATTTTTGAAGTTACTACTAAGCCTATGATATATGACGCTGATACGGGCGGTATAGCGGAGCATTTTGCTTTTACGGTTCGCACACTTGAAAGAACGGGCGTAAGTGCTGTGATTATAGAGGACAAAACAGGGCTTAAGAAAAACTCACTATTTGGCAACGAAGTGGCTCAAACACAAGATAGTATAGAAAATTTTTGCCATAAGATAGAAGTTGGCAAAAGGGCTCAAGCTACAGATGATTTTATGATAATAGCTCGTATAGAAAGTCTGATACTTGAGAAAGGAATGGACGATGCTCTAACTCGTGCAAGAGCGTATATAAAGGCTGGAGCTGATGGCATAATGATACATTCAAGACAAAAAAGCCCAGATGAAGTTTTGGAATTTTGTGAAAAACTACGCAATGAAAATAAAGATATAGTTTTGGTTGTAGTGCCAACTTCGTTTAATGAAATTACGGCAACACAGCTAAGCAAAGCTGGTGTAAATATAATAATATATGCAAATCATATGCTTCGCGCTGCATATCCGGGCATGAAAAAAGTTGCCAAAATGATACTTGAAAATGACAGAAGTTTTGAAGCTGAAAAAGAGCTTTTGTCTATAAAAGAAATTTTAGATTTAATCCCGGGCACAAGATAA
- a CDS encoding sugar phosphate nucleotidyltransferase, which yields MKGIILAGGSGTRLYPW from the coding sequence ATGAAAGGTATTATACTAGCTGGTGGTAGCGGAACGAGGCTTTATCCATGGTAA
- a CDS encoding phosphomannomutase/phosphoglucomutase yields MINEIFREYDIRGIFEKDLNEISVKAIGFCLGLEMSMRGVKSVSVGYDARLSADLLFKWLVSGLNKAGLSVYDIGLLPTPVGYFSVYADHFDANIMITGSHNPKEYNGFKITIKKDSYFGEDLQILRKKVSEFIGSGEEIQDDVRCKKFDILSIYVSYFVEKFWHLNGMKLPFVVDCGNGAMGVALMPIVEELDLNARVLYAQPDGNFPNHHPDPSERENLADIFACLERGESELGFGFDGDGDRIAVITSKRNIKGDELAYLYALNMDHPKVLGEVKCSQVMYDEIAKIGEVFMGKTGHSNIKKMMKELDVDLAAEVSGHIFFKERYFGFDDALYAMMRVLELVQKGFDLDAELDKMPKVYSTDEIKIHVDEESKFQIVEKFKQAIKSKDCNLPEILNIIEIDGVRIQFEDGWALVRASNTTPVIVTRFEAKSEESLKQIQDKISIIIKNIVEKI; encoded by the coding sequence ATGATAAATGAAATTTTTAGAGAGTACGATATACGCGGAATCTTTGAAAAAGATCTAAATGAAATTAGCGTAAAGGCGATAGGTTTTTGCCTTGGTCTTGAGATGAGCATGCGTGGCGTAAAAAGCGTAAGTGTAGGCTATGACGCGCGTCTTAGTGCGGATTTGCTCTTTAAGTGGCTAGTTAGTGGGCTAAACAAAGCTGGCCTTAGCGTATATGATATAGGTTTGCTACCTACGCCAGTTGGATATTTTAGTGTTTATGCAGATCATTTTGATGCAAATATCATGATAACTGGCTCGCATAATCCAAAAGAGTATAATGGTTTTAAAATAACCATAAAAAAAGATAGCTATTTTGGTGAAGATTTACAAATTTTGCGCAAAAAAGTTAGCGAGTTTATAGGTAGTGGCGAAGAAATCCAAGACGATGTTAGATGTAAAAAATTTGACATTTTAAGCATATATGTTAGCTATTTTGTTGAGAAATTTTGGCATTTAAATGGCATGAAGCTACCTTTTGTTGTTGATTGTGGTAATGGAGCTATGGGCGTTGCGCTTATGCCTATCGTTGAAGAGCTTGATTTAAACGCTAGGGTGCTTTACGCTCAGCCAGACGGAAATTTTCCAAACCACCATCCAGACCCAAGCGAGAGAGAGAATTTGGCTGATATTTTTGCTTGTTTAGAGCGTGGTGAGAGTGAGCTTGGATTTGGATTTGATGGAGATGGTGACAGGATAGCTGTGATAACTTCAAAACGCAACATAAAAGGCGATGAGCTAGCTTACCTTTATGCTTTAAATATGGATCATCCAAAGGTTTTGGGCGAGGTTAAATGCTCACAAGTGATGTATGATGAGATAGCTAAAATCGGCGAAGTTTTTATGGGTAAAACTGGGCATAGCAATATCAAAAAGATGATGAAAGAGCTTGATGTTGATCTGGCAGCTGAAGTAAGCGGTCATATCTTTTTTAAAGAGCGATATTTTGGCTTTGATGATGCGCTTTATGCGATGATGAGAGTGCTTGAGTTAGTGCAAAAGGGATTTGACCTAGATGCTGAACTTGATAAAATGCCAAAGGTTTATAGTACCGATGAGATAAAAATACATGTTGATGAAGAGAGTAAATTTCAGATAGTTGAGAAATTTAAGCAAGCTATAAAAAGCAAGGATTGCAATTTGCCTGAAATTTTAAATATCATCGAAATAGACGGCGTTCGTATCCAGTTTGAAGATGGTTGGGCTTTAGTTCGTGCATCAAATACAACACCGGTTATTGTAACTAGGTTTGAAGCAAAAAGCGAAGAGTCGCTTAAACAGATACAAGATAAAATTTCAATAATAATTAAAAATATAGTGGAGAAAATATGA
- the groL gene encoding chaperonin GroEL (60 kDa chaperone family; promotes refolding of misfolded polypeptides especially under stressful conditions; forms two stacked rings of heptamers to form a barrel-shaped 14mer; ends can be capped by GroES; misfolded proteins enter the barrel where they are refolded when GroES binds), translating to MAKEIFYSDDARNRLYEGVRKLNDAVKVTMGPRGRNVLIQKSFGAPAITKDGVSVAKEVDLKDTIENMGASLVREVASKTNDQAGDGTTTATVLAHAIFKEGLRNVTAGANPIEVKRGMDKEVAALVEELKNISKKVSGSKEIAQIATISANSDESIGKLIADAMEKVGKDGVITVEEAKSIEDELNVVEGMQFDRGYLSPYFITNADKMQVELSNPYILLFDKKITNLKDLLPVLEQIQKTGKPLLIIAEDIEGEALATLVVNKLRGVLNISAVKAPGFGDRRKAMLEDIAILTGGEVISEELGRTLESASLQDLGQASSVVIDKDNTTIVNGDGEKSSIDARINQIKAQIAETTSDYDKEKLQERLAKLSGGVAVIKVGAATETEMKEKKDRVDDALSATRAAVEEGIVVGGGSALILASKRVKLELKGDEAIGADIVRRALRAPLRQIAENAGFDAGVVANAIETSSDENYGFNAATGEYVNMFEAGIIDPVKVERVALQNAVSVASLLLTTEATISELKEDKPSMPMPDMGGMGGMGGMM from the coding sequence ATGGCAAAAGAAATTTTTTACTCAGATGATGCAAGAAACCGCCTATATGAAGGTGTTCGCAAGCTAAATGATGCTGTAAAAGTGACAATGGGACCACGCGGTAGAAATGTGCTTATCCAAAAGAGCTTTGGCGCTCCAGCTATTACAAAAGATGGTGTAAGTGTGGCAAAAGAGGTTGATCTAAAGGATACGATAGAAAATATGGGTGCGAGCCTAGTTCGTGAAGTGGCTAGCAAAACAAATGACCAAGCTGGCGATGGCACTACAACAGCAACTGTTTTAGCTCACGCTATCTTTAAAGAGGGTCTTAGAAATGTAACAGCTGGTGCAAATCCGATCGAAGTAAAACGAGGTATGGATAAAGAAGTAGCGGCCTTAGTTGAAGAGCTAAAAAATATCTCTAAAAAAGTTTCTGGTTCAAAAGAGATAGCACAAATCGCGACAATATCAGCAAACTCAGATGAAAGTATCGGCAAGCTTATCGCTGATGCGATGGAGAAAGTTGGCAAAGATGGTGTTATAACAGTAGAAGAAGCTAAGTCGATAGAAGATGAGCTAAATGTGGTTGAGGGTATGCAGTTTGACCGCGGTTATCTAAGCCCGTATTTCATCACAAATGCTGATAAAATGCAGGTTGAGCTAAGCAACCCATATATACTTTTGTTTGATAAAAAGATTACAAATTTAAAAGATCTTTTACCAGTTTTAGAGCAAATCCAAAAAACTGGCAAGCCGCTTCTTATCATCGCAGAAGATATCGAGGGTGAGGCACTTGCGACACTTGTGGTAAATAAACTTCGTGGCGTATTAAACATCTCAGCTGTAAAAGCTCCTGGTTTTGGTGACAGAAGAAAGGCTATGCTAGAAGATATCGCTATCTTAACTGGTGGTGAAGTGATCAGCGAAGAGCTTGGCAGAACGCTTGAGAGTGCTAGCTTGCAAGATCTAGGTCAAGCATCAAGTGTTGTGATAGATAAAGACAACACAACTATCGTAAATGGTGATGGTGAGAAGTCTTCGATCGATGCTCGTATAAATCAGATAAAAGCGCAAATCGCTGAAACTACAAGTGATTATGATAAAGAAAAGCTACAAGAGCGCCTAGCTAAGCTAAGCGGTGGCGTGGCTGTTATAAAAGTAGGTGCAGCAACTGAAACTGAGATGAAAGAGAAAAAAGACCGCGTAGATGACGCATTAAGCGCAACTCGTGCGGCCGTAGAAGAAGGTATAGTAGTAGGCGGTGGCTCTGCGCTAATACTTGCTTCAAAACGCGTTAAATTAGAGTTAAAAGGCGATGAGGCAATAGGTGCTGATATAGTGCGTCGCGCGCTTCGTGCTCCACTTCGTCAAATCGCTGAAAACGCGGGCTTTGACGCTGGCGTGGTAGCAAATGCTATCGAGACAAGCAGCGATGAAAACTACGGCTTTAACGCAGCAACTGGCGAGTATGTAAATATGTTTGAAGCTGGTATCATAGATCCTGTAAAAGTTGAGCGCGTGGCACTTCAAAATGCTGTAAGCGTAGCAAGCTTGCTTCTTACAACAGAGGCTACGATAAGCGAACTAAAAGAAGATAAACCATCTATGCCAATGCCTGATATGGGCGGAATGGGTGGCATGGGCGGTATGATGTAG
- the groES gene encoding co-chaperone GroES has translation MNFQPLGKRVLVERVEETKTTASGIIIPDNAKEKPLSGKVLAVGAEAEGVKVGDSVVFAKYGGTEVTLDDKAYLVLSIDDVLGVIK, from the coding sequence ATGAACTTTCAACCATTAGGCAAACGCGTTCTTGTTGAGCGTGTGGAAGAGACTAAAACCACAGCTTCAGGTATTATTATACCCGACAATGCTAAAGAAAAACCTTTAAGTGGCAAGGTTTTGGCTGTTGGCGCCGAAGCAGAGGGCGTAAAAGTAGGCGATAGCGTTGTATTTGCAAAGTATGGTGGCACTGAAGTAACTCTTGATGATAAGGCGTATTTAGTGCTAAGTATCGATGATGTTTTAGGTGTAATAAAATAA
- a CDS encoding sensor domain-containing diguanylate cyclase, with amino-acid sequence MYRVLLNICLADIPKDRLLSWQQCALMPKFEYKFQTIKSADKIASIVPDTHQYLVIAHAKSKISLKTIKERMSKDDIFIVYANNTNEILSEILAIADDIWLSGSLELDKFRFEKTLSLIYERKEAWQTSTWLQATINTLPDMIWFKSYYGLHLEVNDSFCAAVNKTKSDIKGKDHYYIWDIPKEVYKQTDYVCVQTEDDVIAARKTVLFDEEVMKADGNLCKLKTYKTPIFDGDTIIGTVGVARDVTKEFEYLQRIERLAHYDQLTGLANRNQLDLFLRKLQTSYMSIACIDLDYFKQINDTYGHHAGDEVLVLAAKLIQELFPDALNARMGGDEFICIFTDKSDIKNTSKRIQKLIDKFSQECDKEPKFQGLSMSVGIAEGKPFHGSFDMLLQRADDALYRAKKSGRGKFYLIKRQDNE; translated from the coding sequence TTGTATAGAGTTTTACTAAATATATGTCTGGCTGATATACCTAAAGATAGGCTTTTATCTTGGCAACAATGTGCTTTAATGCCAAAATTTGAATACAAATTTCAAACCATAAAAAGTGCAGATAAGATCGCAAGTATAGTACCTGACACACATCAGTATCTAGTTATCGCTCACGCTAAAAGCAAAATTTCACTAAAAACGATAAAAGAGCGAATGAGCAAAGATGACATTTTTATAGTTTATGCAAATAACACGAATGAAATTTTATCTGAAATTTTAGCCATAGCCGACGATATTTGGCTCTCAGGCTCACTAGAGCTTGATAAATTTCGATTTGAAAAAACTCTATCTTTAATCTATGAGCGCAAAGAGGCATGGCAAACCTCTACATGGCTTCAAGCAACTATAAACACACTACCTGATATGATATGGTTTAAAAGCTATTACGGTCTTCACCTAGAAGTTAATGACTCATTTTGCGCTGCTGTTAATAAAACAAAATCAGACATCAAAGGCAAAGACCACTACTACATCTGGGATATACCAAAAGAGGTATATAAACAAACTGATTATGTTTGCGTACAAACCGAAGATGATGTCATAGCAGCTAGAAAAACGGTGCTTTTTGACGAAGAGGTCATGAAGGCAGATGGAAATTTATGTAAGCTAAAAACATATAAAACACCGATATTTGATGGCGATACGATTATCGGGACAGTTGGTGTTGCGCGCGATGTAACAAAAGAATTTGAGTACCTACAGCGGATCGAGCGCCTAGCTCATTACGACCAACTCACAGGACTTGCCAATCGCAACCAACTTGACCTTTTCTTACGCAAGCTTCAAACCTCTTATATGAGCATAGCTTGTATTGATCTTGATTATTTTAAACAGATAAACGACACATACGGTCATCATGCTGGAGATGAAGTGCTTGTACTTGCTGCAAAACTTATACAAGAGCTTTTCCCAGACGCACTAAATGCAAGAATGGGTGGCGATGAGTTTATCTGCATATTTACCGACAAGTCTGACATAAAAAATACATCTAAACGCATACAAAAACTAATAGATAAATTTAGCCAAGAGTGCGACAAAGAGCCTAAATTTCAAGGACTTTCTATGAGTGTTGGCATAGCCGAAGGCAAGCCATTCCACGGCTCATTTGATATGTTGCTCCAAAGGGCTGACGATGCACTTTACAGGGCCAAAAAAAGCGGTCGTGGAAAATTTTATTTAATAAAAAGGCAAGACAACGAGTAG
- a CDS encoding TerC/Alx family metal homeostasis membrane protein — protein sequence MQYFSQTMVVFVVVVALCLLIDIFSHKKDEAISLKNASLFSLFWLSVSLCFAGYLYVVEGREFASLFLAGYALEEALSIDNLFVMMAIFKWFNIPEKYRHRVLYYGVLGAIFFRLVFVFIGTSLLSLSHWVEVIFTVIIAYTAVLMLKNDESQKSEGYSEHIAYRAVHKFFPVYPKLVGHKFFITRKYLTEVLNDSVAKKGAFIATPLFLALCVVELTDVMFAFDSVPAVIAISKEPLIVYSAMMFAVLGLRSLYFVLEALKNYLVHLEKAVIVLLFFIAFKLFMSAMSHIFGFGFEISAGASLSIVLGVLSCGVLASLIFKPKE from the coding sequence ATGCAATATTTTTCACAAACGATGGTGGTGTTTGTAGTAGTAGTAGCACTTTGCTTGCTTATAGATATTTTTTCTCATAAAAAAGATGAGGCTATAAGTTTAAAAAATGCTTCACTCTTTTCGCTTTTTTGGCTTAGCGTATCGCTTTGCTTTGCTGGATATTTATATGTTGTTGAAGGGCGAGAATTTGCAAGTCTTTTTCTGGCTGGATATGCACTTGAAGAGGCTTTGTCGATAGATAATCTTTTTGTAATGATGGCTATATTTAAATGGTTTAATATACCTGAAAAGTACCGCCACAGAGTTCTTTACTACGGTGTCTTGGGTGCGATATTTTTTCGACTTGTTTTTGTCTTTATCGGAACATCCTTGCTATCACTTAGCCATTGGGTTGAAGTTATTTTTACTGTTATCATAGCTTATACAGCGGTCTTGATGTTAAAAAATGATGAGAGTCAAAAAAGCGAGGGCTACTCTGAACACATTGCTTATAGAGCTGTACATAAATTTTTCCCAGTGTATCCAAAGCTTGTTGGACATAAATTTTTTATCACACGCAAGTATCTTACAGAGGTTTTAAACGATAGTGTGGCTAAAAAAGGTGCGTTTATAGCCACTCCATTATTTTTAGCTCTTTGTGTGGTTGAGCTAACTGATGTGATGTTTGCTTTTGATAGCGTTCCAGCGGTCATTGCCATCTCAAAAGAGCCGCTTATAGTTTATTCTGCGATGATGTTTGCTGTTCTTGGGCTAAGATCGCTATATTTTGTGCTTGAGGCGCTTAAAAACTATCTAGTTCATCTTGAAAAGGCTGTTATAGTGCTTTTATTTTTCATCGCATTTAAGTTATTTATGAGTGCGATGAGTCATATTTTTGGATTTGGGTTTGAAATTTCAGCAGGCGCTAGTCTTAGTATAGTGCTTGGAGTGCTTTCTTGTGGAGTTTTGGCTAGTCTTATATTTAAGCCAAAGGAGTAG